One genomic window of Hyperolius riggenbachi isolate aHypRig1 chromosome 7, aHypRig1.pri, whole genome shotgun sequence includes the following:
- the LOC137524224 gene encoding structure-specific endonuclease subunit slx1-like: MVVEVEGFYGVYLLFCTNPKYKGRIYIGFTVNPERRIQQHNAGKHKGGAWKTSGRGPWDMVLIVHGFPSDIAALRFEWAWQHPHVSRRLTHVQRKTKKQSSFDFHLMVLYHMLRVAPWNRLPLTVRWLRQEYHRELPPLLQPPLHMPLAFGQVRARPISKTPGEKGQGESGAGQERPQQRCRVCYDTVQSEEDALHCFHPGCSLTAHILCLAELFLQNEPQHLIPVEGLCPSCGNSVLWGDLIRYKKGCYGDLEEVSGSQAHWVDELHS, from the exons ATGGTGGTGGAAGTAGAAGGATTTTATGGTGTTTACCTTCTATTTTGCACCAACCCAAAATACAAAGGACGCATATACATTGGCTTCACTGTGAACCCAGAGAGGCGGATCCAGCAGcacaatgcgggaaaacacaagGGTGGGGCATGGAAGACCAGCGGAAGAGGACCCTG ggacaTGGTACTGATCGTACACGGGTTTCCCAGTGATATTGCGGCTTTGAGG tttgaGTGGGCGTGGCAGCACCCCCACGTGTCCCGCAGGCTCACCCATGTGCAACGCAAGACAAAGAAACAGTCCAGCTTCGACTTCCACTTGATGGTTCTCTATCACATGCTGCGGGTGGCGCCGTGGAACCGCCTCCCCCTCACCGTGCGATGGCTGCGTCAGGAGTACCACCGAGAGCTGCCTCCACTTCTCCAGCCCCCTCTACACATGCCCCTGGCGTTTGGGCAAGTCAGGGCAAGACCCATCTCTAAGACACCAGGGGAAAAGGGCCAGGGGGAGAGCGGGGCAGGTCAGGAGCGCCCCCAGCAGCGATGCCGGGTCTGTTATGATACTGTGCAG AGTGAAGAGGATGCTCTGCACTGCTTCCACCCCGGCTGTTCTCTGACTGCTCATATCCTGTGTCTGGCCGAGCTGTTCCTACAGAATGAGccccaacacctcatccctgtggaGGGCCTCTGTCCCAG TTGTGGAAATTCAGTGCTGTGGGGGGATCTGATCCGATACAAGAAAGGTTGCTATGGAGATCTGGAGGAAGTGTCCGGTTCCCAG GCTCACTGGGTGGATGAACTGCACAGCTAA
- the SGF29 gene encoding SAGA-associated factor 29 isoform X1: MSLVSADSRISELLNELHQLIKQTQEERSRSEHNLVNIQKTHERMQTENKISPYYRTKLRGLYSTAKADAEAECNILRRSLDKIAEIKSLLEERRIAAKIAGLYHDSEPPRKTMRRGVLMTLLQQSAMTLPLWIGKPGEKPPPLCGAIPASTDYVAKPGDKVAARVKAVDGDEQWILAEVVSYSHAANKYEVDDIDEEGKERHTLSRRRIIPLPQWKANPETDPEALFQKDQLVLALYPQTTCFYRALIHAPPQRVRTSQRGKAISQGHRPQDDYSVLFEDTSYADGYSPPLNVAQRYVVACKEPKKK; encoded by the exons ATGTCTTTGGTATCAGCAGACAGTCGCATATCAGAGCTACTGAATGAACTGCATCAGCTCATCAAGCAGACTCAG GAGGAGAGGTCGAGGAGTGAGCACAACCTGGTCAACATCCAGAAGACTCATGAGAGGATGCAGACTGAGAATAAGA tctccccatactaccgCACTAAGCTGCGAGGACTCTACAGCACAGCCAAGGCCGACGCTGAGGCCGAGTGCAA CATCCTACGCAGATCTCTGGATAAAATAGCAGAAATCAAGTCCCTTCTGGAGGAGCGGCGGATCG CTGCCAAGATTGCTGGGCTGTACCATGACTCGGAGCCCCCCAGGAAGACCATGAGACGAGGGGTGCTGATGACCCTCCTCCAGCAGTCTGCCATGACTCTGCCCCTGTGGATCGGGAAGCCCGGAGAGAA GCCTCCTCCTTTATGTGGTGCCATCCCAGCATCCACCGACTACGTGGCCAAGCCTGGAGATAAGGTGGCTGCCCGGGTGAAGGCGGTGGACGGAGACGAGCAGTGGATTCTGGCAGAAGTGGTCAGTTACAGCCACGCCGCAAACAA GTATGAAGTGGACGACATTGACGAGGAGGGTAAAGA GCGTCACACACTCAGCCGGCGGAGAATCATACCTTTGCCCCAGTGGAAAGCCAACCCGGAGACGGACCCGGAAGCCCTATTCCAGAAAGACCAGCTGGTGCTGGCGCTGTACCCGCAGACCACGTGCTTCTACCGGGCTCTGATCCACGCCCCGCCACAACGGGTGAGAACATCACAGAGAGGAAAGGCCATATCACAAGGACACAGG CCTCAGGACGATTACTCCGTGCTGTTTGAAGACACGTCCTATGCCGACGGTTACTCTCCGCCTCTGAACGTGGCACAGAGATACGTGGTCGCCTGTAAGGAGCCAAAGAAGAAGTGA
- the SGF29 gene encoding SAGA-associated factor 29 isoform X2, with translation MSLVSADSRISELLNELHQLIKQTQEERSRSEHNLVNIQKTHERMQTENKISPYYRTKLRGLYSTAKADAEAECNILRRSLDKIAEIKSLLEERRIAAKIAGLYHDSEPPRKTMRRGVLMTLLQQSAMTLPLWIGKPGEKPPPLCGAIPASTDYVAKPGDKVAARVKAVDGDEQWILAEVVSYSHAANKYEVDDIDEEGKERHTLSRRRIIPLPQWKANPETDPEALFQKDQLVLALYPQTTCFYRALIHAPPQRPQDDYSVLFEDTSYADGYSPPLNVAQRYVVACKEPKKK, from the exons ATGTCTTTGGTATCAGCAGACAGTCGCATATCAGAGCTACTGAATGAACTGCATCAGCTCATCAAGCAGACTCAG GAGGAGAGGTCGAGGAGTGAGCACAACCTGGTCAACATCCAGAAGACTCATGAGAGGATGCAGACTGAGAATAAGA tctccccatactaccgCACTAAGCTGCGAGGACTCTACAGCACAGCCAAGGCCGACGCTGAGGCCGAGTGCAA CATCCTACGCAGATCTCTGGATAAAATAGCAGAAATCAAGTCCCTTCTGGAGGAGCGGCGGATCG CTGCCAAGATTGCTGGGCTGTACCATGACTCGGAGCCCCCCAGGAAGACCATGAGACGAGGGGTGCTGATGACCCTCCTCCAGCAGTCTGCCATGACTCTGCCCCTGTGGATCGGGAAGCCCGGAGAGAA GCCTCCTCCTTTATGTGGTGCCATCCCAGCATCCACCGACTACGTGGCCAAGCCTGGAGATAAGGTGGCTGCCCGGGTGAAGGCGGTGGACGGAGACGAGCAGTGGATTCTGGCAGAAGTGGTCAGTTACAGCCACGCCGCAAACAA GTATGAAGTGGACGACATTGACGAGGAGGGTAAAGA GCGTCACACACTCAGCCGGCGGAGAATCATACCTTTGCCCCAGTGGAAAGCCAACCCGGAGACGGACCCGGAAGCCCTATTCCAGAAAGACCAGCTGGTGCTGGCGCTGTACCCGCAGACCACGTGCTTCTACCGGGCTCTGATCCACGCCCCGCCACAACGG CCTCAGGACGATTACTCCGTGCTGTTTGAAGACACGTCCTATGCCGACGGTTACTCTCCGCCTCTGAACGTGGCACAGAGATACGTGGTCGCCTGTAAGGAGCCAAAGAAGAAGTGA